One part of the Phoenix dactylifera cultivar Barhee BC4 chromosome 4, palm_55x_up_171113_PBpolish2nd_filt_p, whole genome shotgun sequence genome encodes these proteins:
- the LOC120110665 gene encoding uncharacterized protein LOC120110665: protein MKMILWNCRGAGKLSFAPAFRRLVQVHDPDICVLFETRLAGRSIVKARRALPRSWGFYAVDSQGLSGGIIVTWKLDCGKLDIFNVSSQEVIMVISEGEGRPWIFAAVYASTDFRARRTLWEEASKLVDQGQPMLIAGDFNCIDDPQEKMGGRQFSYQRKVREFQEFISTNGLIDLGSTGPRFTWCNNQQGPARVWERLDRAFATAGWIQEFPDNHVKHLPRIASDHSPILV, encoded by the exons ATGAAGATGATCCTTTGGAATTGTCGGGGGGCCGGGAAACTTTCTTTCGCCCCGGCTTTTCGGAGATTGGTGCAGGTGCACGACCCAGACATTTGTGTTTTATTTGAGACCCGGTTGGCCGGAAGGAGTATTGTTAAAGCCAGGAGGGCACTGCCTCGGTCCTGGGGTTTCTATGCTGTGGATTCTCAGGGGTTGTCGGGAGGTATCATAGTAACTTGGAAACTGGATTGTGGGAAGCTGGACATCTTTAATGTTAGTAGccaagaagtgatcatggtgatATCTGAGGGAGAGGGGAGACCTTGGATATTTGCAGCCGTGTATGCTAGTACCGACTTCAGGGCTCGGAGGACACTGTGGGAGGAGGCTTCCAAGTTGGttgatcaggggcagccgatgTTGATTGCAGGAGATTTTAATTGTATAGATGATCCACAGGAGAAGATGGGAGGGAGGCAATTTTCCTATCAGAGGAAGGTGAGGGAATTTCAGGAGTTTATCTCGACAAATGGACTGATAGATCTGGGCTCCACAGGGCCTAGATTCACATGGTGCAACAATCAGCAGGGTCCGGCTAGAGTTTGGGAGAGACTTGACAGGGCCTTCGCCACAGCTGGATGGATCCAGGAGTTTCCAGACAATCATGTCAAACATCTACCGAGGATAGCTTCAGATCACAGTCCGATACTG GTTTGA